Proteins encoded by one window of Spirochaetota bacterium:
- a CDS encoding putative quinol monooxygenase codes for MMIVVIAVLQAQTGKEIEMENALKEIIPKVESEKGTMAYILHRSQSEPGTFMFYEKYIDNAAFEYHSSTPHFQELFGKIGPLLAGAPRIEMFEEIAAKK; via the coding sequence ATGATGATAGTTGTTATTGCGGTTTTGCAAGCTCAAACAGGAAAGGAAATTGAGATGGAGAATGCATTAAAAGAAATAATTCCCAAGGTTGAGTCAGAAAAAGGGACGATGGCCTATATCCTTCATCGTTCTCAAAGTGAGCCAGGGACATTCATGTTTTATGAAAAATATATTGATAATGCAGCCTTTGAGTATCACAGCTCAACACCGCATTTTCAAGAGCTTTTCGGAAAAATTGGGCCCTTACTAGCTGGAGCCCCTAGAATTGAGATGTTTGAAGAGATAGCAGCGAAGAAGTAA